A single region of the Phycisphaerae bacterium RAS1 genome encodes:
- a CDS encoding Double zinc ribbon: MDIDLNELPIPDWNLVCPTCGYPLRGLPEHRCPECGTRFSVPELLRSWTCVRPPRYTGGELPVPNFGLCCASCCGALAGATAPLCPQCQAPFDLRAGRPRAEWFAVEPWMCFGLALPMVEALLDREYIPCVVRENRSFADIYIGSPTLSVQVFVHRDFYFDVLWLNRHESDEIARRRAESDRPWKCPACGEICPRHFDICWSCQSARVENADEADTEPRP; the protein is encoded by the coding sequence GTGGACATCGACCTGAACGAGTTGCCGATTCCGGACTGGAATCTCGTCTGCCCGACGTGCGGCTATCCGCTCCGCGGGTTGCCGGAGCACCGCTGCCCCGAGTGCGGGACGCGGTTTTCGGTGCCGGAGCTGCTGCGTTCGTGGACGTGCGTGCGGCCACCGCGCTACACGGGCGGAGAACTGCCCGTGCCGAATTTCGGGCTGTGCTGCGCGTCCTGCTGCGGCGCGCTGGCCGGCGCGACGGCGCCGCTCTGTCCGCAGTGCCAGGCGCCATTCGACCTGCGCGCTGGGCGGCCGCGGGCGGAGTGGTTCGCGGTCGAGCCGTGGATGTGCTTCGGGCTGGCGCTGCCGATGGTCGAGGCGCTGCTCGACCGCGAGTACATCCCGTGCGTGGTGAGAGAAAACCGCTCGTTCGCCGACATCTACATCGGCTCGCCCACGCTGAGCGTCCAGGTGTTCGTCCACCGCGACTTCTACTTCGACGTGCTGTGGCTGAACCGGCACGAGTCCGACGAAATCGCCCGCCGCCGCGCGGAAAGCGACCGTCCCTGGAAATGCCCCGCGTGCGGTGAAATCTGCCCGCGGCATTTTGACATCTGCTGGAGCTGTCAGTCGGCGCGGGTGGAGAATGCGGACGAAGCGGACACGGAGCCGCGACCGTGA